The window TCCTGTTTGGTTGGACGCTTGTGATCATTCTTATAGCCGCCATCAACAGAAGTTTTCGGAATTGATGTTAGATATCTGGGTCTCCAGAGATTGGGTTGGAGTGATTGGAAATGTTGAGTCTCAGGGTGTCGCTTTTACGGCGAACACTGGCCGACGCAAGGACCTAAGTTGATTGAGCCAACTCGGAACTTGATGATCCGAATGCCATTCGTTCATACTCGCCAACAGCAATAGAGAGGGCTCTTATGTCTGATCGCTCCGAACTGATCAACAGGCTTCTGCGTATCTGGGACTTCAGTGAAGAAGGTCGCCAATACCTTGAGTGGCTGCTCCAGCCCGAGGCCGAGAATCTCGATGGCGGCGCTGTCCTTCGGGAGGCGGTTCTCGATGTGATGGAGGATGACGAGCAGCTGATTGAACTGCGACGCCAGAAGCAGGAAATCGGCCTTCAGGAAATACTTTCGGCCCTCTCCCTTGAGGAGCGCACAGAGATTCAGAAATTGACAGATGACATCAATGCGTCTCTTCGTCGACAAACAGAATGCTGGAGACTCCTGGCACACGAGTCGCGTGAGATTAGGCATAGGCTTAATTGGGATAGGCTCGACGCGCTGAAGCTTATATCCAAGATGATCGACTCCCATCCTGCCGATGAACTCACCTCATTCCTTGAAGATCATGAGATTGCCCGGGAGGTAGCCTCAGCGGTCACCGCTCTTCGACGCACCCGCACTGAGAAAGTAGATGTCGAAGCGCTGTGGAAAGTCCACTCATCCGAGAATCCATGGACGGAGATGGTGCAAAGCATTGCCGACGATCCGGGGGAAAGCTGGTTCGACGACTATCGCGAAAAGCTTGATCGCTACTATGCTCAGGAGGCAGTAAAGAAACTGGACGGCGTGATCGATCGCGCAGCAGCTCTTACGCCGGTGAATCTCGACGTCAAGGACCACATCGTGACTCAGCTGTTTCAAGAAGCACACGATGTATTTCTGCAGGGGTTCGATGCCGCTGCCATCGCGCTTTGCAGAAGCTTGGTCGAGCATGCTCTCAAGGACAAGCTCTCCACAAGCGGTCGGCAGGGACTCGCGGAACTGATCAAGTTAGCCGATAAGAATAAGCTACTAAGCAACCAGTCCATAAAAGATGTGGGGAATGTGCAAAAGGCTGGGAACAAGATCATGCACGACGTGGCAAATCTTCAGCACACGGCGCAATTGGTCCTTGATTGCACGCGAGGCGTTTTGAATGAGCTTTACGCAGTGGCTGCGACACCATAAGTGGCCGATCAGGAAAGATAGGCGATGTGAACGATAATCGGTAAGCCTAGGTTAGATACCGGAAAACGCCCATGTCGCCGGGAGGGGTTCTCGGTTCACGCCTCAATCGCCAACTAACAGATCGAGGCTTGCAGCGGCTTGTGCGCTATGCGGCCATGGCAAGAGCTGGCATCGGACCTGGGTTCCACGGCTCTGGGATCAAAGGAGCCATTCGGACGATCCTCTCCGACCCGCAAAGACCGCACCGCTGCCGGGTTGAGGACGAGACCATCTCGCAGTTGCCGCAGTAGACGGCCTTCTCGATGGGAATCGATACGAGATCGGGCTCAGTTCGAATCATCCGTACGTTGCACATAGAATCTCCGAACCTCCTCCCTGGTCTCGTTGCGGCCAGGCGGCCGGCTACGCAACCTGCTGGCCGCTGATGGACTCGAGTTCCTCGATCAATTGCTTCAATGCCGCCAGGCTGGGAAGACAGGTGGTCGTAGAGAACTTTAGTTTGTCCATGGCTGCGATGAACCTGGCGTCTCCGTCAGCCTCGACCAGCCCATGTAGCCGCTCAACCCCCCGTGCCGCTCCCCGCATCCACTCGACGACATTCTTCTGCCGCTCGGCATTCGGGATCGTCCGAGCATCCTTACTGTGGCCCGCCCGCCGTAGGATTTCCTCATAGATGTCCACTCCCAGCGTGCTGCGGAAGCCCTCAATCTCGGCCGTCAGCCTGTGATCAACGGGGCCGCGCACATCAACGGATTGGCCGCTTATCGGCTGCATGGTCACTCCGGGCGGAAGTGCCCACGCTGGAAGCGCAGGAAGCGCAAGCGGTTCGCCACGCCCGTTCAAGTTCACCCAGGTTTCGCCGACGGCATAGAGGTAGCGGCCTAGGCCAAAGCAACTACAAGCGCGTTTGAACGCCTGTGCATCTGCGGCAGTCACTGCGTTTTCCCGGTCTGCCCACTCTTCG is drawn from Terriglobia bacterium and contains these coding sequences:
- a CDS encoding Rad52/Rad22 family DNA repair protein — its product is MATTKFTDADRERLFAQLEVPFDPAQIKWRVMRTSNDGRSGVILPFADPRAYSDRLNQLFTPAGWTREYSLSAVPSLTRVDRGKVVVTSKVLIATAVTIHRLGSHTGTGEEWADRENAVTAADAQAFKRACSCFGLGRYLYAVGETWVNLNGRGEPLALPALPAWALPPGVTMQPISGQSVDVRGPVDHRLTAEIEGFRSTLGVDIYEEILRRAGHSKDARTIPNAERQKNVVEWMRGAARGVERLHGLVEADGDARFIAAMDKLKFSTTTCLPSLAALKQLIEELESISGQQVA